The Verrucomicrobiota bacterium genomic interval CGCCGGCGATTTTGCAGGCGGCCAGATTCACCGTAGCCATGATCATGCAGTTGAAAAAGAAACCCAGGTAGACCGCGCGAAACCCGCGCACCATGCTGGCGGCCTTGCCGGAATAGCGGATTTCGTAGAACTCCAGATCAGTCATCACACCGGAACGGCGCCACAGCCGCGCGTAGAAGAACACCGTCGCCACCCCCGTAAGCACGAATGCCCACCAGCACCAGTTACCCGCCACGCCCTGGCGGCGAACAATGTCGGTAACGAGATTGGGGGTATCGCTGCTGAACGTGGTAGCCACCATGCTCAACCCGGCCAGCCACCACGGCACCGCCCGGCCCGAGGCGAAGAATTCGGAGGTGCTTTTCCCGGAGCGCCGCGCAAAGAACAACGCCGGGATGAAACAAACCAGCACCGTGGCCACGATGATCACCCAATCAATCAGATGCAAATGCATAGCGTTTTTTTACCGCAAGGCCTGAAGATTGGATAGAATTATTATGACAACAAAAAACAATAGTGAACCGATCAAGCAGGTGCGTCCCGCGGTCACGCCGTGTGAACACGTGGTGTTACGATTTTTCACTAACGACTTGGGGATGGTTTAGATTGACGCTGATACAACGGTTGTCATACTGGAGGCCGAAGATGGATACTGTCTTAAGCATCGAATTTCGCACCTCTCCGATTCACGGCACCGGGGGCTACGCCGTCGCGTTCATTCCCGAAGGCACCCGCGTGATTGAATACCTGGGCGATAGCATTGACAAAGCGGAGTCGCAAAAACAGTGCGAGGCGGATAATCCGTATGTTTTCGCATTGGACGAGGAACGGGATTTGAACGGAGACGTGCCGTGGAATCCAGCCCGACATATCAATCACAGTTGCGCCCCCAACTGCGAAGCCCAACTGCACGATGGCCATATCTGGGTGGTGGCCTGCCGCGATATTCAACCGGGCGAGGAAGTCACCTTCAATTACGGCTTTGACCTCGCCAATTATCGCGATTACCCCTGCCGGTGCGGTGCGCCAGAGTGTGTAGGGTTCATGGTCGCCGAAGAGTTCTTCGACGCGGTGCGCTCCAGAAATACCCCGGAGTAACGGCTTCTCATTGCCGTTGGTCCGGGTGAGACTTCCCCGAACGGAAGAATTTCGCCCTTTGAACCCATGAACCGACCCCTCCCCCTCAACCGCCCTGCGGGCACCTTCTCCCCCTTGGGGGGAGAAGGACGGGATGAGGGGGTTCATAGAGAGCCCTAATCAGGTCGGCCAACTGGTCTTAAGGGTGCCCTCCGACAATTTTGGCGGCACGTTGAATCAGTTCGTAGAGCGGCGCGGGAAGGTAGAAGGTGAGT includes:
- a CDS encoding SET domain-containing protein-lysine N-methyltransferase, which encodes MDTVLSIEFRTSPIHGTGGYAVAFIPEGTRVIEYLGDSIDKAESQKQCEADNPYVFALDEERDLNGDVPWNPARHINHSCAPNCEAQLHDGHIWVVACRDIQPGEEVTFNYGFDLANYRDYPCRCGAPECVGFMVAEEFFDAVRSRNTPE